TGCTGTCTTGGTGACCTTCAGGGTACCACCATCTAACACAAGCCAACCCCAGCCACTACCAAACTGAGTAGCAGCAGCGGTTTTCAGGGCTTCAATCATCTTGTCAAAACCACCTAAATCGGCATCAATCTTGGCAGCTAGGTCACCAGTAGGTGTGCCACCACCATTGGGTTTCATGCAATTCCAATAAAAGGTATGGTTCCAAACCTGAGCAGCATTGTTGAAGATGCCTACTTTTGCAGGATCACCATAGGAGGCTTTGATTACCTCTTCTAGAGACTTGTCTGCTAGATCAGTGCCCTCAACTAACTTGTTCAGGTTGGTAACGTAAGCGGCATGGT
The Cyanobacteriota bacterium genome window above contains:
- a CDS encoding superoxide dismutase, encoding HAAYVTNLNKLVEGTDLADKSLEEVIKASYGDPAKVGIFNNAAQVWNHTFYWNCMKPNGGGTPTGDLAAKIDADLGGFDKMIEALKTAAATQFGSGWGWLVLDGGTLKVTKTANADNPIALGQTPLLTIDVWEHAYYLDYQNLRPKYIETFFTNLVNWDFVASQLAAA